The Panicum virgatum strain AP13 chromosome 5K, P.virgatum_v5, whole genome shotgun sequence genome has a window encoding:
- the LOC120709962 gene encoding G-type lectin S-receptor-like serine/threonine-protein kinase At2g19130 isoform X1, whose translation MAMAELSPRVFLPCFLLVMICCLRPQLSRAARAPDTVSRDRPLSGGRRLVSRGGNFAMGFFQPDDTAPDRWYLAIWYNKLSKHTPVWVANRARPISNPESSELTISKDGNMVLLDRLQPPIWSTNITSNISNSTVGVILDTGNFVLAPSSNTTDFLWQSFNEPTHVWLPGAKFGRNKVIGHNTRIISWDSSVDPSLGYYTLEIDPDGTNQFIHKWNNSDIYWETGKWTGSMFTGMPEMASYPKALLAYEFVDNDQESYFIYHINETMLTAMFLMEASGQVKGVAWMESVQDWVPFFAVPKAQCSVYFVCGSFAMCTENAFTFCSCIRGFNKQLEGNWLYGNPRAGCTRNARLQCGANSSKNAETDRFYTLAIANVPDKAWSVVAVSADGCKQACLDNCSCVAYFYDDSCSLWYGELINLVSPDGSTGHIIHVKLAASELFSASTKTGKAVVVWALIGGAILIVITVIVGLYLVPMKIYNKRNKIEGSLIVFSFRHLRTVTKNFSERLGKGSFGSVYKGILPDGTLVAVKKLDGLSQGEKQFRAEVSTIGTIQHVNLIRLLGFCSEQSMRMLVYEYMPNGSLERNIFASTPVELSWNVRFQIALGIAKGLSYLHEECRSCIIHCDIKPDNVLLDASFMPKIADFGLAKLVGRDFSRVLTTMRGTVGYLAPEWISGTAITSKADVFSYGMMLFEIISGKRNSAWYQQGETFFPVLVATRLHEGDSAALFDSELMQDVNLQELERACKVACWCIQDDENTRPSMGEIVQILEGLLDIDLPPIPCYLQVLAERSKFSSSDQASY comes from the coding sequence ATGATACAGCACCTGACAGATGGTACCTTGCTATCTGGTACAATAAGCTCTCGAAGCACACACCTGTGTGGGTAGCAAATCGTGCAAGGCCAATCTCCAATCCAGAATCCTCAGAGTTGACAATATCAAAAGATGGCAACATGGTATTGCTTGACCGGCTCCAGCCTCCTATCTGGTCCACTAACATCACTAGTAATATTTCCAACTCCACGGTCGGTGTCATCCTCGACACAGGCAACTTTGTGCTGGCACCTTCATCCAACACCACCGATTTCCTATGGCAAAGTTTCAATGAACCAACCCATGTGTGGCTTCCAGGTGCAAAGTTTGGACGGAACAAAGTCATTGGTCACAACACACGCATCATCTCGTGGGACAGTTCTGTTGATCCATCTCTAGGGTATTATACCCTTGAGATCGACCCAGATGGCACCAACCAGTTTATCCACAAATGGAACAACTCTGATATCTATTGGGAAACAGGGAAATGGACTGGCAGTATGTTTACTGGAATGCCTGAGATGGCGTCGTACCCTAAAGCCTTACTAGCCTACGAATTTGTAGACAATGATCAGGAGAGCTACTTCATATACCATATTAATGAAACCATGCTTACAGCCATGTTTCTGATGGAGGCCTCAGGTCAGGTCAAGGGTGTAGCATGGATGGAGAGTGTGCAAGACTGGGTGCCATTCTTTGCAGTGCCAAAAGCACAGTGCAGTGTGTATTTTGTTTGTGGTTCTTTCGCCATGTGTACTGAGAATGCATTCACTTTCTGCAGCTGTATCAGGGGCTTCAATAAGCAGCTTGAAGGAAACTGGCTTTATGGCAATCCCAGAGCTGGGTGCACGAGAAATGCTAGGCTACAGTGTGGTGCCAATAGCTCAAAGAATGCAGAAACCGATAGATTCTATACACTTGCTATTGCAAACGTACCTGACAAGGCTTGGAGTGTTGTAGCTGTTAGCGCTGATGGATGTAAGCAGGCTTGTCTGGACAATTGTTCTTGTGTTGCTTATTTCTATGATGACAGCTGTTCTTTATGGTATGGAGAATTAATAAACCTGGTGTCTCCTGATGGTTCAACGGGACACATTATCCATGTCAAGCTTGCTGCATCAGAGTTGTTTTCAGCCTCAACAAAGACAGGCAAGGCAGTGGTTGTGTGGGCTTTAATTGGTGGAGCTATCCTTATTGTCATCACTGTGATTGTAGGTTTATATTTGGTTCCCATGAAGATCTATAATAAGAGGAATAAAATTGAGGGTTCTTTGATTGTATTCAGTTTTAGGCACCTACGGACCGTGACAAAAAATTTCTCGGAGAGATTGGGCAAAGGGTCTTTTGGTTCAGTGTATAAAGGAATATTACCTGATGGGACGCTAGTAgctgtgaagaagcttgatgGCCTTTCTCAGGGAGAGAAGCAATTCCGAGCTGAAGTTAGTACAATAGGCACCATTCAGCATGTGAATCTAATTCGGTTGCTCGGCTTTTGCTCGGAGCAGTCAATGAGGATGCTAGTGTATGAGTATATGCCAAATGGGTCCTTGGAACGAAACATTTTTGCAAGCACTCCAGTGGAACTGAGCTGGAATGTTAGGTTCCAAATTGCTCTCGGCATTGCGAAGGGGTTATCTTATTTGCACGAGGAATGTAGGAGCTGCATCATACACTGTGATATAAAGCCAGACAATGTGCTCCTAGACGCTTCTTTCATGCCAAAAATAGCAGATTTTGGGCTTGCCAAGCTTGTTGGGAGGGATTTCAGCCGGGTGTTGACGACCATGAGGGGTACTGTAGGCTATCTTGCTCCTGAATGGATAAGCGGCACAGCTATCACTTCAAAGGCAGATGTTTTTAGCTATGGTATGATGCTTTTCGAGATCATATCAGGGAAAAGGAACTCAGCTTGGTACCAGCAAGGCGAGACATTCTTCCCTGTACTGGTGGCAACAAGGCTTCATGAAGGTGACAGCGCGGCCTTGTTTGATTCTGAGCTGATGCAAGATGTTAACTTACAAGAATTGGAGAGGGCATGCAAGGTCGCCTGTTGGTGCATACAGGATGATGAGAATACAAGGCCATCGATGGGAGAAATTGTTCAGATCCTGGAAGGATTACTAGACATTGACCTGCCGCCTATTCCCTGCTACTTGCAAGTTCTTGCCGAGCGCTCCAAGTTCTCTTCATCAGACCAGGCATCGTATTAG
- the LOC120709962 gene encoding G-type lectin S-receptor-like serine/threonine-protein kinase At2g19130 isoform X2, with amino-acid sequence MVLLDRLQPPIWSTNITSNISNSTVGVILDTGNFVLAPSSNTTDFLWQSFNEPTHVWLPGAKFGRNKVIGHNTRIISWDSSVDPSLGYYTLEIDPDGTNQFIHKWNNSDIYWETGKWTGSMFTGMPEMASYPKALLAYEFVDNDQESYFIYHINETMLTAMFLMEASGQVKGVAWMESVQDWVPFFAVPKAQCSVYFVCGSFAMCTENAFTFCSCIRGFNKQLEGNWLYGNPRAGCTRNARLQCGANSSKNAETDRFYTLAIANVPDKAWSVVAVSADGCKQACLDNCSCVAYFYDDSCSLWYGELINLVSPDGSTGHIIHVKLAASELFSASTKTGKAVVVWALIGGAILIVITVIVGLYLVPMKIYNKRNKIEGSLIVFSFRHLRTVTKNFSERLGKGSFGSVYKGILPDGTLVAVKKLDGLSQGEKQFRAEVSTIGTIQHVNLIRLLGFCSEQSMRMLVYEYMPNGSLERNIFASTPVELSWNVRFQIALGIAKGLSYLHEECRSCIIHCDIKPDNVLLDASFMPKIADFGLAKLVGRDFSRVLTTMRGTVGYLAPEWISGTAITSKADVFSYGMMLFEIISGKRNSAWYQQGETFFPVLVATRLHEGDSAALFDSELMQDVNLQELERACKVACWCIQDDENTRPSMGEIVQILEGLLDIDLPPIPCYLQVLAERSKFSSSDQASY; translated from the coding sequence ATGGTATTGCTTGACCGGCTCCAGCCTCCTATCTGGTCCACTAACATCACTAGTAATATTTCCAACTCCACGGTCGGTGTCATCCTCGACACAGGCAACTTTGTGCTGGCACCTTCATCCAACACCACCGATTTCCTATGGCAAAGTTTCAATGAACCAACCCATGTGTGGCTTCCAGGTGCAAAGTTTGGACGGAACAAAGTCATTGGTCACAACACACGCATCATCTCGTGGGACAGTTCTGTTGATCCATCTCTAGGGTATTATACCCTTGAGATCGACCCAGATGGCACCAACCAGTTTATCCACAAATGGAACAACTCTGATATCTATTGGGAAACAGGGAAATGGACTGGCAGTATGTTTACTGGAATGCCTGAGATGGCGTCGTACCCTAAAGCCTTACTAGCCTACGAATTTGTAGACAATGATCAGGAGAGCTACTTCATATACCATATTAATGAAACCATGCTTACAGCCATGTTTCTGATGGAGGCCTCAGGTCAGGTCAAGGGTGTAGCATGGATGGAGAGTGTGCAAGACTGGGTGCCATTCTTTGCAGTGCCAAAAGCACAGTGCAGTGTGTATTTTGTTTGTGGTTCTTTCGCCATGTGTACTGAGAATGCATTCACTTTCTGCAGCTGTATCAGGGGCTTCAATAAGCAGCTTGAAGGAAACTGGCTTTATGGCAATCCCAGAGCTGGGTGCACGAGAAATGCTAGGCTACAGTGTGGTGCCAATAGCTCAAAGAATGCAGAAACCGATAGATTCTATACACTTGCTATTGCAAACGTACCTGACAAGGCTTGGAGTGTTGTAGCTGTTAGCGCTGATGGATGTAAGCAGGCTTGTCTGGACAATTGTTCTTGTGTTGCTTATTTCTATGATGACAGCTGTTCTTTATGGTATGGAGAATTAATAAACCTGGTGTCTCCTGATGGTTCAACGGGACACATTATCCATGTCAAGCTTGCTGCATCAGAGTTGTTTTCAGCCTCAACAAAGACAGGCAAGGCAGTGGTTGTGTGGGCTTTAATTGGTGGAGCTATCCTTATTGTCATCACTGTGATTGTAGGTTTATATTTGGTTCCCATGAAGATCTATAATAAGAGGAATAAAATTGAGGGTTCTTTGATTGTATTCAGTTTTAGGCACCTACGGACCGTGACAAAAAATTTCTCGGAGAGATTGGGCAAAGGGTCTTTTGGTTCAGTGTATAAAGGAATATTACCTGATGGGACGCTAGTAgctgtgaagaagcttgatgGCCTTTCTCAGGGAGAGAAGCAATTCCGAGCTGAAGTTAGTACAATAGGCACCATTCAGCATGTGAATCTAATTCGGTTGCTCGGCTTTTGCTCGGAGCAGTCAATGAGGATGCTAGTGTATGAGTATATGCCAAATGGGTCCTTGGAACGAAACATTTTTGCAAGCACTCCAGTGGAACTGAGCTGGAATGTTAGGTTCCAAATTGCTCTCGGCATTGCGAAGGGGTTATCTTATTTGCACGAGGAATGTAGGAGCTGCATCATACACTGTGATATAAAGCCAGACAATGTGCTCCTAGACGCTTCTTTCATGCCAAAAATAGCAGATTTTGGGCTTGCCAAGCTTGTTGGGAGGGATTTCAGCCGGGTGTTGACGACCATGAGGGGTACTGTAGGCTATCTTGCTCCTGAATGGATAAGCGGCACAGCTATCACTTCAAAGGCAGATGTTTTTAGCTATGGTATGATGCTTTTCGAGATCATATCAGGGAAAAGGAACTCAGCTTGGTACCAGCAAGGCGAGACATTCTTCCCTGTACTGGTGGCAACAAGGCTTCATGAAGGTGACAGCGCGGCCTTGTTTGATTCTGAGCTGATGCAAGATGTTAACTTACAAGAATTGGAGAGGGCATGCAAGGTCGCCTGTTGGTGCATACAGGATGATGAGAATACAAGGCCATCGATGGGAGAAATTGTTCAGATCCTGGAAGGATTACTAGACATTGACCTGCCGCCTATTCCCTGCTACTTGCAAGTTCTTGCCGAGCGCTCCAAGTTCTCTTCATCAGACCAGGCATCGTATTAG